A part of Terriglobales bacterium genomic DNA contains:
- a CDS encoding glycosyltransferase family 39 protein, with product MNSSTTLKERVDTAIAPAEAVRSRRALLLPMCLLFIYMAQCTVFIYTQSLTFDEPIHIFTGWEMWRNGRFQYWNDHPPLSRLLCTLPILSQKWQMDVAGRFPFFEAKRFYPDPETMAHRGRAVNVVLGLILALLLWTTARRLFSEPAANLALALLAFSPALITHFSLITTDGAGVLFIFATAIQLVRWAQNPTRGQTALLGLVMGFLLLAKFYTPPMFLLALAWILILQPTGAVADPREWNWRSAVAVCGIAFLLLWAGYFFHVSHLTMRQGQMIATFPNREPIIKKMRTPVSFSIPVPAGEYFEGLRSVAFHNHRGHQSFFLGTASKVGGWKSYYPAVIVLKWPTMVLVLFATLLLLTLRGRVNLPREQLIMASFPAVFLVFAVFSKIDIGDRHVLPLYPFVLLFLAGWWQLMRRSRVVMVVLLAAITLNAVDALRYAPDYLAYFTPLVSAKESYKFLSDSNLDWGQGLLALRKYENQHPHEQIYLAYFGSVDPAAYGLRSRPLLENQRVAGATVIVSATSLTGQMLENFSSYRWVLQYRQKALLDNSLHVFEIPPAPIPPKTANFAAGTGHCCVTSASVGSRTAKARLR from the coding sequence ATGAACTCGAGCACCACACTCAAAGAGAGAGTTGACACAGCGATTGCGCCGGCAGAGGCCGTAAGGTCGAGGCGGGCATTGCTGTTGCCGATGTGTCTGCTTTTTATCTACATGGCGCAGTGCACCGTGTTCATCTACACCCAATCTCTTACTTTTGACGAGCCCATCCACATCTTTACCGGCTGGGAAATGTGGCGGAATGGGCGCTTCCAGTACTGGAATGATCACCCTCCCTTGAGCCGCCTGCTCTGTACATTGCCGATCTTGAGCCAGAAGTGGCAAATGGATGTTGCCGGCCGTTTTCCTTTTTTCGAGGCCAAGCGCTTTTACCCCGATCCGGAGACGATGGCGCATCGGGGAAGAGCTGTGAACGTTGTGCTCGGGCTGATTCTGGCACTTCTGCTATGGACCACCGCCCGGCGATTGTTCTCCGAGCCTGCGGCCAATCTCGCATTAGCGCTATTGGCCTTTTCCCCAGCCCTGATTACCCACTTCTCGTTAATAACAACCGATGGTGCCGGTGTTCTCTTCATCTTTGCCACTGCCATTCAGTTAGTACGCTGGGCACAAAATCCGACCCGAGGGCAGACCGCGTTACTCGGCCTGGTAATGGGCTTTCTGCTGCTGGCAAAGTTTTATACGCCACCCATGTTCCTGCTTGCGTTGGCCTGGATCTTGATTTTGCAGCCCACGGGAGCTGTAGCTGATCCCCGGGAATGGAATTGGCGATCGGCTGTTGCAGTGTGCGGCATCGCTTTCCTGTTGCTTTGGGCCGGGTACTTCTTCCACGTCTCACATTTGACCATGCGGCAAGGCCAAATGATTGCGACCTTCCCTAATCGGGAGCCGATCATCAAGAAAATGCGCACTCCTGTGAGTTTCAGCATTCCGGTGCCGGCCGGAGAATACTTCGAAGGACTGCGCTCAGTAGCTTTTCACAACCATCGTGGGCACCAGTCCTTCTTTCTTGGGACTGCCTCCAAGGTGGGTGGTTGGAAGTCTTATTATCCCGCGGTCATTGTTCTTAAATGGCCCACAATGGTGTTGGTCTTATTTGCCACGTTGCTGCTGCTGACATTGCGAGGCCGCGTCAACCTCCCGCGGGAACAGTTAATAATGGCCAGTTTCCCGGCTGTGTTTCTGGTCTTCGCAGTCTTTTCCAAAATTGATATTGGCGATCGCCACGTGCTGCCGCTGTATCCGTTTGTTTTGCTGTTTTTGGCCGGCTGGTGGCAACTGATGCGCCGGTCCCGTGTGGTGATGGTCGTACTTCTCGCCGCCATAACGCTGAATGCCGTAGATGCCCTGCGATATGCTCCCGACTATCTCGCCTACTTCACGCCTTTGGTTTCAGCAAAGGAAAGCTATAAATTTCTCAGCGACAGCAATTTAGACTGGGGCCAGGGCTTGCTCGCATTGCGAAAATACGAAAACCAGCATCCCCACGAGCAGATCTACCTGGCTTACTTTGGCAGCGTAGATCCTGCCGCTTATGGACTACGCTCCCGTCCGCTGCTGGAAAATCAACGGGTTGCCGGCGCGACGGTCATTGTGAGCGCTACCAGTTTGACGGGGCAAATGCTGGAGAACTTCAGCAGCTATCGTTGGGTGCTGCAATATCGGCAGAAGGCGCTTCTAGATAATAGTTTGCATGTTTTTGAAATTCCACCCGCGCCAATCCCACCCAAAACCGCGAACTTCGCCGCAGGCACCGGCCACTGTTGTGTCACTTCTGCTTCTGTGGGATCTCGAACGGCGAAGGCTCGGCTTCGCTAG
- the cofH gene encoding 5-amino-6-(D-ribitylamino)uracil--L-tyrosine 4-hydroxyphenyl transferase CofH has product MAAPTFTIDDLDLTAQEWSAIAPKLTLPVRDALEQVLASQDGSALSREQSCLLANTENDDLLGLVAAADELRRELVGDVITYVVNRNINFTNVCFIGCKFCAFSRGPREGDAYFITLEQMGQKAVEAWERGATEVCIQGGLPHGLPPFYYRDILRSVKKAVPRMHIHAFSPMEIVYGVELTGMPLPDYLSMLRNEGLDTLPGTAAEILDDDVRMVLSRNKLSTAQWQEVIRTAHRCGIRSTSTLMYGHMETPVHWVNQLLLLREIQRETGGFTEFVPLGFVHPNTLLFQQGIARPGPTLTEHLKIHALARVLLAGPTSTGGINNVQVSWVKLNRKLSQLCLQAGANDYGGTLMEENISREAGATAGQYTSPEEFQQLILELGRIPAERNTTYTKIATKKPAEAAQLEQPVVRA; this is encoded by the coding sequence ATGGCAGCGCCAACCTTCACCATTGACGACCTGGATTTGACCGCGCAGGAGTGGTCGGCCATTGCGCCGAAGCTCACGCTCCCGGTTCGCGATGCTTTGGAACAGGTGCTCGCGTCCCAGGATGGTAGCGCGCTCTCCCGGGAGCAGTCATGTCTGCTCGCCAACACGGAAAATGATGACCTGCTTGGCCTGGTCGCTGCGGCTGACGAACTACGGCGGGAGTTAGTTGGGGACGTCATAACCTACGTCGTCAATCGCAATATCAACTTCACAAATGTTTGCTTTATCGGCTGCAAATTTTGCGCGTTCAGCCGCGGTCCACGCGAAGGCGACGCCTATTTCATCACGCTCGAACAAATGGGACAAAAGGCGGTTGAGGCATGGGAGCGCGGCGCTACTGAAGTGTGCATCCAGGGCGGGTTGCCCCATGGTCTGCCGCCATTCTATTACCGTGACATTTTGCGGTCGGTGAAGAAAGCGGTACCCCGGATGCACATCCACGCGTTTTCGCCCATGGAAATCGTGTATGGAGTTGAGCTTACCGGCATGCCATTACCAGACTACCTATCCATGCTGCGTAATGAGGGGCTGGACACCCTGCCAGGTACCGCGGCGGAAATACTCGACGACGATGTGCGGATGGTGCTTTCGCGGAATAAACTCTCCACCGCGCAGTGGCAGGAGGTAATCCGCACCGCTCACCGCTGCGGCATTCGCAGCACCTCAACCCTGATGTATGGACATATGGAGACGCCAGTTCACTGGGTAAATCAGTTGCTGCTATTGCGCGAAATCCAGCGGGAGACGGGTGGTTTTACCGAATTCGTACCGCTCGGCTTTGTGCATCCCAACACGCTACTTTTTCAACAAGGTATCGCCCGTCCGGGGCCGACTTTGACCGAACACCTTAAAATTCACGCCCTCGCCCGCGTCTTGCTGGCCGGCCCGACAAGCACAGGAGGCATAAACAATGTGCAGGTTTCCTGGGTCAAGCTGAACCGAAAGCTATCGCAACTTTGCCTGCAAGCGGGAGCCAACGATTACGGCGGCACGCTGATGGAAGAGAACATCTCGCGCGAGGCCGGCGCAACCGCCGGCCAGTACACCAGCCCGGAAGAGTTTCAACAGCTCATCCTTGAACTGGGGCGAATTCCCGCCGAGCGCAACACCACTTACACGAAAATTGCCACCAAGAAGCCAGCCGAAGCTGCTCAACTCGAACAGCCGGTGGTTCGCGCGTGA
- a CDS encoding ATP-binding cassette domain-containing protein: MAADPHHNGEPQEPVIEFQNISYRIGRTPLLHNLNLSVRRGETLILLGRSGSGKTTTLKLINRLLEPGEGTLLVEGRPAAHWDPIKLRRNIGYVIQEVGLFPHFTVERNISLVPSIEGWPEEKVRSRIHQLLQLVGLDSSLGSRYPRELSGGQRQRVGVARALAADPRILLMDEPFGALDAITRAELQREFLELQRRLKKTIIFVTHDLREALLLGTRIALLEAGRLVATYSPHEFLRSKDPLAAAYVAAFQTQTFAQDDAL, translated from the coding sequence ATGGCGGCCGACCCACACCATAACGGTGAACCGCAAGAACCTGTCATAGAGTTTCAGAACATATCTTATCGAATTGGCCGGACTCCATTGCTGCACAACTTGAACCTGTCCGTCAGGCGGGGTGAGACTTTGATCTTGCTAGGCCGGAGCGGTTCTGGCAAGACCACTACACTCAAACTTATAAACCGGCTTCTAGAACCTGGTGAGGGCACGTTGTTGGTTGAAGGACGACCCGCGGCGCATTGGGACCCCATTAAACTCCGCCGCAACATCGGCTACGTAATCCAGGAGGTAGGGCTGTTTCCACATTTTACGGTTGAGCGAAATATAAGCCTGGTGCCCAGTATCGAGGGTTGGCCGGAAGAAAAGGTTCGTTCCCGAATTCATCAACTCCTGCAGTTGGTGGGTCTGGATTCCTCTCTCGGTTCCCGTTATCCTCGCGAACTTTCCGGCGGCCAGCGGCAACGCGTGGGAGTAGCGCGAGCGCTAGCAGCCGATCCTCGAATTCTTCTGATGGATGAGCCCTTCGGCGCTCTCGACGCCATCACCCGTGCGGAGTTACAGCGCGAATTCCTCGAGCTCCAGCGGCGGCTTAAAAAAACGATTATTTTTGTCACCCACGACTTGCGCGAGGCCCTTCTACTGGGTACTCGCATCGCCTTGCTGGAAGCTGGACGCCTGGTCGCTACCTACTCTCCGCACGAATTTCTTCGCTCGAAAGATCCGCTGGCAGCGGCTTATGTTGCTGCATTCCAAACCCAGACCTTTGCTCAGGATGACGCGTTGTGA
- a CDS encoding MFS transporter: MSRIAVTLRALRYRNFQLFVAGQLISLTGTWMQNVAQSWLVYRLTGSSLLLGSVGFASQIPVFLLAPIGGAVADRYNRKRVVIATQAASMALALILAGLTLTGRVQVWHIFVLAAFLGVVNAFDIPARQAFLVEMVGREDLINAIALNSSMFNGARIVGPAIAGVLVASVGEGWCFFINGVSYIAVITGLLMMNVKFSRPVHIASPLEQIKEGFRYVRNTAPIRDLLLLLGLVSLVGMPYAVLMPIFADRILHGGARGLGILMGASGIGALTGALALASRTGVSGLGRWIVVSTAGFGISLILFAWSRVFWLSVVLLVPVGMCMMVEMASSNTLIQSMVPDRLRGRVMAVYSMMFMGMAPFGALFAGALADRVGAPVTLTIGAVACLVGATIFAVRLPSLRVQARELIVAQTVAGGDPPQEMTASGVS, translated from the coding sequence GTGTCCCGCATCGCGGTAACACTGCGCGCCCTTCGCTATCGCAATTTTCAGCTTTTTGTTGCCGGCCAACTGATCTCGTTGACCGGAACCTGGATGCAGAATGTGGCCCAGTCTTGGCTGGTGTATCGCCTGACCGGTTCTTCGCTACTCCTAGGATCCGTGGGATTTGCCTCCCAAATCCCCGTATTTTTGCTGGCGCCTATTGGCGGAGCCGTGGCGGACCGCTACAACCGCAAACGCGTCGTGATTGCGACCCAAGCCGCCTCCATGGCGCTGGCGTTGATTCTTGCCGGCCTGACCCTCACCGGCAGAGTGCAAGTTTGGCACATCTTTGTGTTGGCCGCCTTTTTGGGTGTCGTGAATGCCTTCGACATTCCTGCCCGCCAGGCGTTCTTAGTTGAAATGGTCGGCAGGGAAGACCTCATCAATGCTATTGCTCTGAACTCGTCCATGTTCAACGGCGCTCGCATCGTAGGCCCGGCGATTGCCGGAGTGCTGGTGGCGAGCGTGGGCGAGGGATGGTGTTTTTTCATCAACGGCGTCAGCTACATAGCGGTGATCACTGGATTGCTGATGATGAACGTGAAATTCAGCCGTCCAGTCCATATCGCTTCGCCGCTGGAACAGATAAAAGAGGGTTTCCGGTATGTGCGCAACACTGCGCCCATTCGCGATCTGCTCCTGCTCCTGGGGCTGGTGAGCCTGGTGGGTATGCCTTATGCCGTGCTCATGCCCATATTTGCCGACCGAATTCTCCATGGCGGTGCTCGCGGATTGGGCATTCTGATGGGCGCGAGCGGCATAGGCGCGCTCACCGGGGCTTTGGCCTTGGCGTCCCGCACGGGGGTTTCCGGGCTGGGCCGCTGGATAGTGGTCTCAACTGCCGGGTTCGGAATCAGTCTCATCTTGTTTGCATGGTCGCGTGTGTTTTGGCTTTCCGTCGTCCTGTTGGTTCCGGTCGGGATGTGCATGATGGTTGAAATGGCTTCTTCGAACACGCTCATTCAAAGCATGGTGCCCGACCGACTTCGCGGCCGCGTGATGGCCGTTTATTCCATGATGTTTATGGGCATGGCGCCGTTTGGTGCACTCTTCGCCGGAGCCCTTGCAGATCGCGTAGGCGCCCCCGTGACCCTGACCATCGGGGCGGTAGCTTGCCTCGTGGGTGCAACCATCTTCGCTGTAAGGCTGCCGTCCCTGCGGGTGCAGGCACGAGAGCTGATAGTCGCCCAGACCGTTGCTGGAGGCGATCCGCCGCAGGAGATGACCGCCAGCGGGGTCTCGTAG
- a CDS encoding helix-turn-helix transcriptional regulator produces the protein MLTPGQQLRTIREQLGLTMREVEIASARIAANHGNDDFSIPLSRLSDIETKGIVPSIYRLYSLAVTYRCDLRDILSWYGIDVNDAASDLNVIEPRKSHRADVLQGATAVRVPLRMDPSFDARRTANLGRMVEQWGVVPMVYLAQFANRHYTYGYIGTDDFTMYPLLLPGSFVQVDESRNKVASGMWRSEYERPIYFVETRTGHVCCWCTLKGDQLVLQPHPLSPQAVRMLRHPQDAEVIGQVVGVAMRLVDWQVSESVPEPKVRAALN, from the coding sequence GTGCTCACACCTGGACAACAACTGCGGACCATACGGGAGCAGCTCGGTTTGACCATGCGAGAGGTGGAGATTGCCAGCGCACGCATTGCTGCCAACCATGGGAACGATGATTTTTCTATCCCTTTGAGTCGGCTGTCCGATATCGAAACCAAAGGAATTGTTCCAAGTATCTACAGGCTTTATTCGCTAGCAGTCACTTACCGGTGCGATCTTAGGGATATTCTGTCTTGGTACGGCATTGACGTGAACGATGCCGCCTCTGACCTGAACGTAATCGAGCCCCGCAAGTCACATCGGGCTGATGTTCTTCAAGGCGCCACCGCAGTGCGAGTGCCTCTGCGCATGGACCCTTCTTTCGACGCCAGGCGGACAGCCAACCTGGGCCGGATGGTCGAACAATGGGGAGTGGTGCCCATGGTCTATCTGGCGCAATTTGCCAACCGCCACTACACATACGGATACATTGGCACTGACGACTTCACTATGTATCCCCTGTTATTGCCCGGATCGTTTGTGCAGGTAGACGAATCCCGCAACAAGGTGGCCAGCGGAATGTGGCGCTCGGAATACGAACGCCCGATTTATTTTGTTGAAACCCGAACCGGACACGTCTGCTGCTGGTGCACCCTCAAGGGCGATCAGTTGGTGTTGCAGCCGCATCCTCTCTCACCCCAGGCGGTGCGGATGCTACGCCACCCCCAAGATGCCGAAGTGATTGGGCAAGTTGTGGGGGTTGCCATGCGTTTGGTTGACTGGCAAGTTTCCGAGTCTGTGCCAGAGCCGAAAGTGCGTGCAGCACTGAACTGA
- a CDS encoding DUF72 domain-containing protein, whose amino-acid sequence MANVHIGTSGWHYKHWRGPFYPEKLPPSEMLSWYVRYFDTVEINNSFYKLPNQSTFANWRDSTPKHFLFAVKASRFLTHNKKLKDPENALHNFLPRAQVLGRKLGPILFQLPPSWRLNLERLREFLDVLPGQHRYAFEFREPSWNDPQVYDTLRRHNAALCIFELGGYHSPIEVTADFTYVRLHGPGNKYQGSYPHQILRNWADRIAGWQSLRDVYVYFDNDQAGYAVQNALELKRMVTGSRLDTGKVISGAASVEKNKVA is encoded by the coding sequence ATGGCCAACGTCCACATCGGCACCTCTGGATGGCATTACAAACACTGGCGCGGGCCTTTCTATCCCGAGAAGCTGCCGCCATCAGAGATGCTCTCCTGGTATGTTCGCTATTTTGACACCGTGGAGATCAACAATAGTTTTTACAAGCTACCCAACCAGAGTACGTTCGCAAACTGGCGCGACTCTACCCCAAAACATTTTCTGTTCGCGGTGAAAGCCAGCCGATTTCTAACCCACAACAAAAAACTCAAAGACCCGGAAAATGCCCTGCACAATTTCTTGCCGCGCGCCCAGGTCTTAGGCAGGAAGCTTGGGCCCATCCTTTTCCAACTACCGCCGAGCTGGCGCCTGAACCTAGAACGGCTAAGAGAATTTCTCGACGTGCTGCCTGGGCAGCACCGATACGCATTCGAGTTCCGCGAGCCCAGCTGGAACGATCCTCAGGTGTACGACACACTGCGGCGCCATAATGCCGCGCTGTGCATTTTTGAGCTGGGTGGATACCACTCCCCAATCGAGGTGACCGCCGACTTTACTTACGTGCGGCTTCACGGGCCGGGGAACAAATACCAGGGCAGCTACCCACATCAGATCTTACGAAATTGGGCCGACCGCATTGCTGGATGGCAATCTCTTCGGGACGTGTATGTCTATTTCGACAATGATCAGGCTGGCTACGCCGTCCAGAACGCGCTGGAACTGAAGCGGATGGTCACAGGATCCAGACTGGACACCGGGAAAGTCATTTCCGGCGCAGCGTCGGTGGAGAAGAACAAAGTTGCGTAA
- the cofE gene encoding coenzyme F420-0:L-glutamate ligase: MKPTKQAEIRAIPIQGLPEIRPGDSVADKLFVALKKQKLRLAAGDILVIKHKIISKAEGRVVPLATIKPSAAADQWAAEYGLDPRVIELALRESTRVVRQQNGVLITETRHGLVCANSGVDVSNVDGGQSAVLLPEDPDRSAETLHRDLQSRLRLSIPVIISDSFGRPWREGLSEVAIGLAGLVPLVDYRGQRDPDGYELHASVEAVADELACLAGLVCGKLARVPACIIRGFNHRPGRGRASQLLRPAARDLFR, translated from the coding sequence TTGAAGCCCACGAAACAAGCCGAAATTCGCGCCATTCCTATCCAGGGTTTGCCTGAGATCCGGCCGGGCGATTCCGTTGCCGACAAACTCTTTGTCGCGCTTAAAAAGCAAAAACTGCGCCTTGCGGCCGGAGACATTTTGGTCATCAAGCACAAAATCATCTCCAAGGCCGAAGGCCGTGTAGTTCCGCTCGCAACCATCAAGCCCAGCGCTGCCGCTGACCAATGGGCAGCGGAATACGGTCTGGACCCGCGGGTGATCGAACTCGCGCTTCGCGAGAGCACTCGCGTCGTGCGCCAGCAGAACGGGGTGCTGATTACTGAAACGCGACACGGCCTAGTGTGCGCCAACAGCGGGGTGGACGTTTCCAACGTGGACGGTGGCCAAAGCGCGGTGCTCCTGCCCGAGGATCCCGACCGCTCGGCGGAAACTCTGCACCGTGATCTCCAGAGCAGGCTTCGGCTCTCAATTCCCGTTATCATCAGCGATAGCTTTGGTCGGCCGTGGCGGGAAGGTCTCTCCGAGGTCGCAATTGGCCTCGCAGGTCTGGTTCCGCTGGTTGATTATCGAGGACAGCGCGATCCGGACGGCTACGAGCTGCACGCCAGCGTGGAGGCGGTTGCCGATGAGCTGGCTTGTCTCGCGGGACTGGTGTGCGGAAAACTTGCACGGGTGCCGGCGTGTATCATTCGTGGGTTCAATCATCGTCCGGGACGAGGAAGGGCATCGCAATTATTGAGGCCGGCAGCACGCGACCTGTTTCGCTGA
- a CDS encoding glycine betaine ABC transporter substrate-binding protein — MIFASNPRPKIIAVLLVASLGVFLPGCGPSRANRVVVGSKNFTEQLVLGELMAQQIEAKTQLPVERRFYLAGTYICQQAILSGRIDLYPEYTGTALTAILKQQPLKEPRAVFDQVKREYQRRFGLVLLPSLGFNDTFAIEIRGEDARRLHLKNISEAAQYTPGWRAGFGYEFMERPDGYRGLVATYGLRFADSPRIMDLGLLARAVKEKQIDLAAGNTTDGLIPTLDLFVLDDDKHYFPPYEAVPVVRGEVLQRHPELRGALEGLAGRISEAEMQQLNYSVDGKHRDVKEVVREFRRNKGL; from the coding sequence ATGATCTTTGCTTCAAATCCGCGACCAAAGATCATTGCCGTCCTGTTGGTCGCATCATTAGGCGTGTTCTTGCCGGGCTGCGGACCTTCGCGCGCAAACCGGGTGGTGGTAGGCTCGAAAAATTTTACCGAGCAGCTCGTTCTGGGCGAATTGATGGCGCAGCAGATCGAAGCCAAGACTCAGCTTCCGGTGGAACGCCGTTTCTATTTGGCCGGCACATATATTTGCCAGCAAGCAATTCTCAGCGGCCGCATTGACCTTTATCCGGAATACACCGGCACCGCGCTCACCGCCATTCTGAAGCAGCAACCATTGAAAGAACCCCGCGCAGTGTTCGATCAGGTGAAACGGGAATACCAGCGCCGCTTCGGGCTCGTGCTTTTGCCATCATTAGGTTTCAACGATACTTTCGCGATTGAGATTCGCGGTGAGGATGCGCGCCGTTTGCATTTAAAAAATATTTCTGAGGCGGCCCAATATACGCCGGGCTGGCGCGCTGGCTTCGGTTATGAGTTTATGGAACGTCCGGACGGCTACCGCGGGTTAGTGGCCACCTATGGATTACGGTTTGCAGACTCGCCGCGCATCATGGACCTCGGCCTGCTCGCACGCGCGGTGAAAGAGAAACAAATTGACCTGGCCGCCGGTAACACAACCGATGGCCTCATTCCCACTCTAGATTTGTTTGTTCTTGACGATGACAAACACTACTTTCCGCCATATGAAGCTGTGCCTGTGGTTCGAGGGGAAGTGTTGCAACGGCACCCTGAACTTCGCGGAGCCTTGGAAGGACTAGCCGGAAGAATCTCCGAAGCGGAGATGCAGCAGCTCAACTACTCAGTTGATGGCAAGCACCGCGATGTAAAAGAAGTCGTGCGCGAGTTTCGTCGAAATAAGGGTCTGTAG
- the npdG gene encoding NADPH-dependent F420 reductase, whose product MSSTVAILGGTGPLGTGLALRWARAGVPLIIGSRDAKRAQEAAAKIASKVASAAKVQGMENAAACAATDLLVLTVPFEGHAALLKELKPHIRAGALVIDTTVPLAASVGGRPTRTIGLWQGSAAQQAAELVPDGVAVAAAFQNLSADLLNSDHSLDSDVIVCSDDDRARQAATELAKKLPGVRAINGGKLENARVLEQITALLIGINIRYKSHGAGIRVTGLPE is encoded by the coding sequence GTGAGCAGCACAGTCGCGATCCTGGGTGGAACCGGTCCGTTGGGAACCGGGCTTGCGCTCCGCTGGGCGCGCGCCGGCGTCCCTTTAATCATCGGCTCCCGTGACGCGAAGCGCGCTCAGGAGGCCGCGGCTAAGATCGCGTCGAAAGTTGCGTCCGCTGCGAAGGTGCAAGGGATGGAAAATGCCGCCGCCTGTGCTGCCACTGATTTACTGGTGCTCACTGTCCCTTTTGAAGGCCATGCCGCATTGCTCAAAGAACTGAAACCACATATTCGTGCCGGGGCTTTGGTGATTGATACCACGGTTCCGCTTGCGGCCAGCGTGGGTGGCCGTCCCACTCGCACTATCGGACTGTGGCAGGGCTCAGCGGCGCAGCAGGCGGCGGAACTTGTGCCCGATGGAGTGGCCGTGGCTGCCGCTTTCCAAAACCTCTCGGCGGACCTGCTGAACAGCGACCACAGCCTGGATTCGGATGTGATTGTTTGCTCTGATGATGACCGAGCCCGCCAGGCAGCGACCGAACTAGCGAAGAAACTTCCCGGCGTTCGCGCGATTAATGGCGGCAAGCTGGAGAATGCGCGCGTGCTGGAGCAAATCACGGCGCTGCTGATCGGAATCAACATCCGCTACAAATCACACGGTGCGGGAATCCGCGTGACCGGACTCCCGGAATAA
- a CDS encoding ABC transporter permease has translation MNLWQFLLQNRMEVLDLTLEHLWLVGISTLIAVAVGVPLGILLTRRPVFNKPVLGFANVIQTVPSLALFGFLLPAPWIGERADRLVILALTLYALLPLIRNTYVGITGVDRAVVEAGRGMGMTDRQLLFQVELPLALGVIIAGIRVATVMSVGLATIAAAIGAGGLGEYIFRGLAMVNNTVILAGAIPAAMLALLADFGLGLLEKRLQRYA, from the coding sequence ATGAATCTGTGGCAATTTCTGTTGCAGAACCGGATGGAAGTACTTGATCTGACCTTGGAACACCTGTGGCTGGTTGGCATCTCCACATTGATCGCGGTGGCGGTGGGCGTGCCGCTTGGAATCCTGCTCACGCGACGCCCCGTATTCAATAAGCCGGTGTTAGGCTTCGCCAACGTGATACAGACTGTTCCCAGCCTGGCGCTGTTCGGGTTCTTGCTGCCGGCGCCATGGATTGGCGAGCGCGCTGATCGCCTCGTAATTCTGGCTCTCACGCTCTATGCGCTGCTGCCGCTCATTCGCAATACTTATGTCGGCATCACGGGCGTGGACCGTGCCGTGGTGGAGGCCGGGCGTGGCATGGGGATGACCGACCGCCAATTACTATTTCAGGTGGAGTTGCCGCTCGCCCTAGGGGTAATCATCGCTGGCATTCGGGTCGCGACCGTGATGTCGGTTGGACTCGCTACGATCGCGGCTGCAATCGGCGCGGGAGGACTAGGAGAATACATTTTCCGAGGCTTGGCGATGGTAAACAACACGGTGATCCTGGCTGGCGCGATTCCCGCGGCAATGCTGGCGCTGCTGGCCGATTTTGGCCTGGGCTTGCTTGAAAAACGGCTGCAGCGCTACGCATGA
- a CDS encoding superoxide dismutase family protein, translating to MVHLKDAKGKSVGTALIWESKPGVGMQLDLANLPPGEHALHFHQNAKCDGPDFKSAGPHFNPDGKKHGLENPEGHHAGDMQNFTVGADGKAKFKTENKDANLGSDSHSLFSNGGTALVIHAKADDMKTDPAGNAGDRIACGVIKNKK from the coding sequence ATGGTCCATTTAAAGGACGCCAAGGGAAAGAGTGTGGGGACAGCTCTTATTTGGGAGAGCAAACCGGGCGTGGGCATGCAGCTCGATTTGGCGAACCTGCCTCCCGGCGAGCACGCGCTGCACTTTCATCAAAATGCCAAATGCGATGGGCCGGACTTTAAATCCGCCGGGCCGCACTTTAATCCCGACGGCAAAAAGCACGGATTGGAGAACCCTGAAGGCCATCATGCCGGGGACATGCAGAATTTCACGGTGGGAGCAGATGGCAAGGCGAAATTCAAGACTGAGAACAAAGATGCGAACCTGGGCAGTGACAGTCACTCACTGTTCAGCAATGGCGGAACCGCGCTGGTCATCCATGCGAAAGCCGACGACATGAAAACTGATCCTGCGGGCAATGCCGGGGACCGCATCGCTTGTGGCGTCATTAAGAACAAGAAGTAA